The following proteins come from a genomic window of Nitrospira sp.:
- a CDS encoding aldo/keto reductase has protein sequence MEYRHLGRSGVKVSRLCLGTMNFGPQTSEQDSFALMDRALELGINFFDTANVYGWKLGEGWTEQIVGRWFAQGGGRREKVVLATKVFGRMGEWPNQSRLSARHIKQACEESLRRLQTDWIDLYQMHHVDRGTPWEEVWQAMEQLVREGKVVYVGSSNFAGWHLAQAQEAARSRHFFGLVSEQSLYNLNERTIELEVIPACEAYGIGLIPWSPLGRGLLAGVLQSAGSGRRADEDLQKEVVKSRPKLEAYEVLCGKIGERPADVALAWLLHQKAVTAPIIGPRTMEQLEGAMRALSLVLDQDTLKQLDEMFPGSGGAAPEAYAW, from the coding sequence ATGGAATATAGGCATCTTGGTCGATCGGGCGTGAAAGTCAGTCGGCTCTGTCTCGGGACCATGAATTTTGGGCCGCAGACCAGCGAACAGGATAGCTTTGCCCTCATGGATCGCGCCTTGGAACTCGGCATCAACTTTTTCGATACCGCCAACGTGTATGGGTGGAAGCTCGGTGAAGGCTGGACCGAGCAGATCGTTGGCCGGTGGTTCGCACAGGGTGGAGGTCGTCGGGAGAAGGTCGTGCTGGCTACCAAAGTATTCGGCCGCATGGGGGAGTGGCCCAACCAGTCTCGCCTTTCGGCCCGCCATATCAAGCAAGCTTGTGAAGAGAGTCTGCGCCGACTTCAAACAGACTGGATCGATCTGTATCAGATGCATCATGTCGATCGCGGAACACCGTGGGAAGAAGTTTGGCAAGCGATGGAGCAGTTAGTCAGAGAAGGCAAGGTGGTTTATGTGGGCAGCAGCAACTTTGCCGGGTGGCACTTGGCTCAGGCTCAGGAAGCGGCGCGCAGCCGCCATTTCTTTGGGCTTGTCTCCGAGCAGAGCCTCTATAATCTCAACGAACGTACGATCGAGCTGGAAGTTATTCCTGCCTGTGAAGCCTATGGGATTGGTCTGATCCCGTGGAGTCCGCTAGGGCGTGGGCTCTTGGCCGGGGTCCTGCAATCCGCAGGGAGTGGGCGTCGAGCCGACGAGGACCTACAAAAAGAGGTGGTCAAGTCTCGTCCAAAATTGGAAGCCTACGAGGTGTTGTGCGGGAAGATCGGCGAACGACCGGCCGATGTGGCTTTAGCGTGGTTGCTGCATCAAAAGGCAGTGACGGCACCGATCATTGGGCCACGCACCATGGAACAGCTGGAAGGGGCGATGCGGGCACTGAGTCTTGTTCTTGACCAGGACACCTTGAAGCAGCTGGATGAGATGTTTCCAGGCTCGGGTGGGGCCGCACCGGAAGCGTATGCATGGTAA
- the secF gene encoding protein translocase subunit SecF, with translation MLEILGKTNFDFMGKRTFAFLFSGVMVLLGLIALVQIARGSANLGIDFSGGTAVQLKFEQMVRIDEARKALQANGLSDAELQEFGQDNKLLIRVKTSTTIEEKVAERVVGVFSKEFPNNKFVVDSTTEIGPTIGKKLQEDALVAIVVSFVGIILYIAARFELRFGVAAALATFHDVLAVIGAFYLLDKEITLLIVTALLTLAGYSLTDTVVVFDRIRENLKSRRRESEEATINTAVNQVLSRTIVTSLTVVLVLIPLTLAGGEVLHDFSLALLWGVIFGTYSSVFVASPLLLLWPGASGRLLKRS, from the coding sequence ATGTTAGAGATTCTTGGGAAGACCAACTTTGACTTCATGGGCAAGCGCACGTTCGCGTTTCTCTTTTCTGGCGTGATGGTCTTGCTCGGGCTCATCGCACTGGTCCAGATTGCGCGAGGTTCTGCCAATCTGGGCATCGACTTTTCTGGTGGGACAGCTGTCCAGCTCAAGTTTGAGCAGATGGTCCGGATCGATGAGGCTCGTAAGGCCCTGCAGGCCAACGGCCTGAGTGATGCGGAGCTGCAGGAATTCGGACAGGATAACAAGCTCCTCATCCGGGTGAAGACCTCCACGACGATCGAAGAAAAGGTAGCCGAACGTGTGGTGGGAGTCTTCTCCAAGGAGTTCCCGAACAACAAGTTCGTGGTTGATTCCACCACTGAGATCGGACCAACCATCGGGAAGAAGCTTCAGGAAGATGCGCTCGTCGCGATCGTCGTCTCATTTGTGGGCATTATTCTGTACATTGCGGCACGATTCGAACTTCGTTTTGGCGTTGCGGCCGCGCTGGCGACGTTTCATGATGTCTTGGCTGTGATCGGGGCGTTCTATCTCCTGGACAAAGAAATTACGCTTCTGATTGTGACGGCACTCTTGACGCTGGCTGGATATTCATTAACTGACACAGTGGTGGTGTTCGACCGGATCAGGGAAAACTTAAAATCGCGCCGTCGGGAAAGCGAAGAAGCGACGATCAATACCGCCGTCAATCAAGTCTTGAGTCGTACCATCGTCACGAGTCTGACCGTCGTGCTCGTGTTAATCCCGTTGACCCTAGCAGGAGGAGAAGTGCTGCACGATTTCTCACTTGCACTGCTCTGGGGTGTGATTTTCGGCACCTATTCATCAGTCTTCGTGGCCAGTCCACTCTTACTCTTGTGGCCGGGAGCCTCGGGTCGCCTTTTGAAACGGTCATAG
- a CDS encoding sigma-54-dependent Fis family transcriptional regulator, producing MKGLTVLLVDDEPLMRLSMMDALEAVGCEVQAASTGTEGLEAIREKTYDVVITDLRLPGVDGLTVLQTAKGKEPQTEVLMITAHGSVETAVEAMKLGAFDYITKPFQMDELLLIVERVGGMIALRRENQDLKHQLEDKFCFNGILGANSQMRGVLDKIKLVAETDSTVLIVGESGTGKELVANALHQNSPRKGYPLIKVSCAALPETLLEAELFGHEKGAFTGALRQRRGRFEMANRGTLFLDEIGEISPVVQVKLLRALQERTFERVGSNEPIETDVRLVCATQKDLRKEVAQGRFREDLFYRLNVVPIIVPPLRQRQEDILVIAEHVLETCSAKLNKQLRGFSQQAHELLLRYSYPGNVRELENMVERAVALGRDGTTVQPADLCGLQSCPYLGGVPQESCGFCAEGLTGGKKKKDLSLTSLATAREGFEKDYIVSVLERVDGSRTTASKLLGLSRKALWEKCKRYGIPSAYNNSDNEG from the coding sequence ATGAAAGGGTTGACTGTTCTGCTGGTCGACGATGAGCCCTTGATGCGTCTTTCCATGATGGATGCTTTGGAGGCTGTCGGCTGCGAGGTTCAGGCAGCTTCGACCGGCACGGAAGGGCTCGAAGCGATACGAGAGAAGACCTATGACGTGGTGATCACCGACCTGCGATTGCCGGGTGTGGATGGGTTGACTGTGCTTCAGACGGCCAAAGGTAAGGAGCCCCAGACCGAGGTGCTCATGATTACCGCACATGGATCCGTCGAAACGGCTGTTGAGGCGATGAAGCTGGGGGCATTTGATTACATCACGAAGCCATTCCAGATGGACGAATTACTGCTGATCGTTGAGCGGGTCGGTGGCATGATCGCGCTCCGTCGGGAGAATCAGGATCTCAAACATCAGCTCGAGGACAAGTTCTGCTTCAATGGCATTTTAGGGGCGAACAGTCAGATGCGCGGTGTACTGGACAAGATCAAGCTCGTGGCTGAGACCGATTCCACCGTCCTGATCGTGGGGGAGAGTGGAACAGGCAAGGAACTTGTCGCCAACGCACTGCATCAGAACAGCCCACGGAAAGGGTATCCGTTGATCAAAGTCAGTTGCGCTGCGTTGCCGGAGACGCTGCTGGAAGCGGAACTCTTCGGCCATGAGAAAGGGGCCTTTACGGGCGCGTTGCGCCAGCGACGTGGGCGATTCGAAATGGCGAATCGAGGGACCTTGTTCCTTGACGAAATCGGCGAAATCTCCCCCGTAGTACAGGTGAAACTGTTGCGCGCCCTGCAGGAACGTACCTTCGAACGGGTGGGGAGCAATGAGCCGATCGAAACGGATGTGCGACTTGTGTGCGCCACACAGAAAGACCTACGCAAAGAGGTGGCGCAGGGGCGGTTCCGCGAAGACCTCTTTTACCGGCTCAACGTCGTGCCGATCATCGTTCCGCCGCTCAGACAACGGCAAGAAGATATTCTGGTGATCGCCGAGCATGTCCTCGAAACATGCTCGGCGAAACTGAACAAACAACTGCGTGGGTTTTCCCAGCAGGCGCATGAATTGTTGCTCCGCTATTCCTATCCGGGAAATGTGCGAGAGTTGGAAAATATGGTTGAGCGGGCCGTGGCGCTTGGACGGGACGGAACGACAGTGCAGCCGGCTGACCTCTGTGGATTGCAATCCTGCCCATATCTGGGGGGTGTTCCCCAGGAATCTTGCGGCTTCTGTGCCGAGGGCTTGACCGGAGGAAAAAAGAAGAAAGATCTCTCTCTCACCTCACTTGCTACTGCACGAGAAGGCTTCGAAAAGGACTATATCGTTTCCGTGTTGGAGCGCGTGGATGGGAGTCGAACGACAGCATCGAAACTTTTGGGGCTGTCCCGAAAGGCGCTCTGGGAAAAGTGCAAACGCTACGGCATCCCTTCGGCGTACAACAACAGCGACAATGAAGGATAA
- the secD gene encoding protein translocase subunit SecD, which yields MKKVSGRLWLLTLVILVSVVAFLPSYQPVYQALPGWLKAVLPNKGITLGLDLQGGIHMVLEVDEDRAVEIAVDRSVTALQDLMTEKKLAVDSVKRTGHEQIVIQLQNVDTKASAQKLIDDFPMFVEKESAGSTTSMVWELRELETKRIKDSAINQALETIRNRIDQFGVAEPIVQRQGLKQIIVQLPGVKDPKRAKGLIKETALLEFKMLDEDLHLDLPVRIPKDKEAEVLQQFAGKLPESDQILFERMVDKDTGVEFRMPYVVKKRVMLTGDVLSDARVSIGQFNDAYVSITFDSKGGQEFERITSENVKKRMAVVLDNTIYSAPVIQERISGGRAQITGTFTTQEANDLAIVLRAGALPAPLKIVQDLTVGPSLGQDSIDKGIKATLIAGTMVVIFMIVYYRLSGLIADFALVLNLVCLMGALSAVTATLTLPGIAGIVLTIGMGVDSNVLIFERIREELRGGKAARSAIDAGYDKALLTIIDSHVTTLITGVALFLFGTGPIKGFAVTLCLGIAINLFTALIGTKVIFDLLYHRRKVEALSI from the coding sequence ATGAAAAAGGTAAGTGGGCGGCTCTGGTTATTAACACTGGTCATCTTGGTATCGGTGGTGGCCTTTCTCCCGTCCTATCAGCCGGTGTATCAAGCTTTGCCGGGCTGGCTGAAGGCAGTGCTCCCGAACAAAGGGATTACCTTGGGGTTAGATTTGCAGGGCGGCATCCATATGGTTCTGGAGGTGGACGAGGATCGCGCCGTGGAGATCGCGGTTGACCGTTCCGTCACCGCGCTGCAGGATCTCATGACCGAAAAGAAACTCGCGGTCGATTCAGTCAAGCGAACCGGACATGAGCAGATTGTGATTCAGCTGCAGAATGTCGATACGAAGGCCTCCGCACAGAAACTGATCGATGATTTTCCCATGTTTGTCGAGAAGGAGTCGGCGGGGTCAACGACTAGCATGGTGTGGGAGCTTCGTGAGCTAGAAACCAAGCGCATCAAGGATTCTGCTATCAACCAGGCGTTGGAAACCATCCGGAACCGCATTGATCAGTTCGGCGTCGCGGAGCCGATCGTTCAGCGCCAAGGGTTGAAGCAAATTATTGTGCAGTTGCCCGGTGTCAAGGATCCAAAACGTGCCAAGGGTCTGATTAAGGAGACGGCGCTGCTCGAATTCAAAATGTTGGACGAAGACCTCCACCTCGATCTCCCGGTGCGTATTCCGAAAGACAAAGAAGCCGAGGTGCTTCAACAGTTTGCCGGCAAACTGCCGGAGAGCGACCAGATTTTATTCGAGCGCATGGTCGACAAGGACACGGGTGTCGAGTTTCGCATGCCCTATGTCGTCAAGAAGCGGGTCATGTTGACCGGTGACGTGCTGAGCGATGCACGTGTTTCCATCGGTCAATTCAACGATGCGTATGTGTCCATCACGTTTGACTCCAAGGGGGGACAGGAATTCGAACGGATTACGAGCGAGAACGTCAAGAAGCGTATGGCCGTCGTCCTGGATAACACCATCTACTCGGCGCCGGTTATCCAGGAACGTATTTCAGGGGGACGTGCGCAGATTACGGGGACGTTTACTACCCAGGAGGCCAATGATTTGGCGATTGTTCTCCGGGCCGGTGCGCTCCCGGCACCGTTGAAGATCGTGCAGGATCTTACGGTCGGTCCGTCCCTCGGCCAAGATTCTATCGATAAAGGGATCAAGGCCACTCTCATCGCCGGGACGATGGTGGTGATTTTCATGATCGTCTACTACCGTCTGTCCGGGTTGATCGCGGACTTTGCCTTGGTCTTGAATTTGGTGTGCCTGATGGGGGCCCTCTCTGCCGTGACCGCCACGTTGACCCTGCCAGGAATCGCCGGCATTGTGCTCACGATTGGAATGGGAGTCGACTCGAATGTCTTGATTTTCGAGCGAATTCGAGAAGAGCTGCGTGGCGGAAAGGCGGCGCGATCTGCCATCGATGCTGGTTACGACAAGGCGCTCTTGACGATTATCGATTCGCACGTGACGACGCTGATCACTGGAGTCGCCCTGTTTCTCTTTGGGACTGGGCCGATCAAGGGATTTGCCGTGACGCTGTGCCTAGGGATTGCCATCAATCTCTTCACGGCATTGATCGGGACAAAAGTCATTTTTGATCTGTTGTATCATCGACGAAAAGTCGAGGCGTTGAGCATCTAA
- a CDS encoding PAS domain S-box protein, producing the protein MNLWSRSHSLQQKTIAAIVMVGLLPLTLMLALIYVEERRALQESTGTNFKEVAVEAARRIEMHVTRGMNEAQQLATAPFLRTAVSEANRTYEGKDAQSISDIIQGWQQRWRQRDKRSEFPLFVNRIVTNYLIRWHEIRKSDYVGILVTDGQGALVVSSIPQVEYSYAKTAWWQAVVKGGSPHPYVGEIAFDPAFGTHVVIVAAPILDDQHRMVVGAVTILLRRDTLFQSIAEGSFDATGHAMLFTSDGGVVICPVLPPEAHSIDSELVSTLGAPKPGWAVAADDSHGNKRALIGFAPVRFADQLATGSIGGKRWITVVRQDPSETFAPLGELMVKVLLFGMMVLLVLSVTGVIVARRIVRPIRMLHDGVQQIGSGRLEQRLEIKTGDEIERLAQAFNHMASNLQRSFGQIEQRMIEVRQLEEKYRDLIEHAPEMICQFDRDGRLVHVNKTGLDKLGYTHDEVLGMKLLHLVPTGQESQVSHFLEQLACVGQAAIETMLLAKDHRPIDVEIHATALFDQARGGLVHSRAFVRDVTERRRLELELQRYTVGLEQAVSERTQQLTASQARYKSLFDFVADSVFMVSATGAVVAVNEREQHVLGYAESEIIGKNVLEIVPDAHHRAFTGWLCDVSTEQRQVTTQEMTVYHADRHEIPVEMDLIRVDGTEQLLVMVQLRDITDRKKLERQLQSYREDLELNVRERTREIEETKQYLENLLENANDVIYTLDLDQQFTYVNSKVNAWGYRKDDLIGRPYLSLLSRRHRGRRLKSTLDIGAKQVYEVEVVTRLGDVRAVMVSVSPLQGADGEILGVLGIARDMTETKKLERQIRHAEKLASIGQLAAGVAHEINNPLGGILNCLYNLRKGTLSPARQEEYWTSMEHGVRRVQKIVRQLLDFSQQHEPAFSPADINRIVGQVLGLTTHLFASNRIHLETFPTHDLPSVMVDRHMIEQVLMNLILNAVQAMRNGGVLTIRTSVAEGICRVEVSDTGSGIPASVLPRIFDPFFTTKGEGEGTGLGLSVNLGIVERHGGKILVESEVGTGTTFTLCLPVSRERSFAERET; encoded by the coding sequence ATGAATCTCTGGAGCCGGTCTCACAGTCTCCAGCAGAAGACCATCGCGGCGATCGTGATGGTCGGTCTCCTGCCGCTGACCCTCATGCTTGCCCTCATATATGTCGAAGAACGACGCGCCCTGCAGGAGTCAACGGGGACGAACTTCAAAGAAGTGGCCGTCGAGGCCGCCCGCCGGATCGAAATGCATGTGACGCGGGGCATGAACGAGGCCCAACAACTCGCAACCGCGCCCTTTCTTCGCACCGCCGTTTCGGAAGCCAACCGAACGTACGAGGGCAAAGACGCTCAGAGCATTTCGGACATTATCCAGGGTTGGCAACAGCGGTGGAGACAGCGAGACAAGCGCAGCGAATTCCCCCTCTTCGTTAACCGGATTGTCACCAATTATTTGATTCGATGGCACGAGATTCGAAAGTCAGACTATGTCGGCATCTTGGTAACCGATGGACAGGGAGCGTTGGTGGTCAGTTCGATTCCTCAGGTCGAATATTCCTATGCCAAGACCGCTTGGTGGCAGGCTGTGGTAAAAGGCGGCAGCCCGCATCCTTATGTGGGTGAAATCGCTTTTGATCCAGCGTTTGGGACTCACGTCGTCATCGTCGCTGCACCAATTTTGGATGATCAACATCGGATGGTGGTCGGCGCCGTGACGATTCTTCTTCGACGTGACACATTGTTTCAGTCCATTGCTGAGGGTTCGTTCGACGCAACAGGCCATGCCATGTTGTTCACCTCGGACGGGGGTGTTGTGATTTGTCCTGTGCTTCCGCCAGAAGCCCACTCGATCGATTCTGAATTGGTCAGTACGCTGGGGGCTCCGAAGCCAGGATGGGCAGTCGCTGCTGACGACTCGCACGGAAACAAGCGCGCCCTGATCGGGTTTGCTCCGGTACGGTTTGCCGATCAGCTTGCAACAGGCAGTATTGGTGGGAAGCGCTGGATTACGGTCGTGCGCCAAGATCCATCAGAGACGTTTGCCCCACTGGGGGAGTTGATGGTCAAGGTCTTGTTATTCGGCATGATGGTGTTACTCGTGCTCTCTGTCACAGGAGTGATCGTCGCCCGCCGAATCGTTCGACCGATCCGGATGTTGCATGATGGTGTCCAGCAGATCGGGAGCGGACGCTTAGAGCAAAGACTGGAGATCAAGACTGGTGACGAAATTGAACGATTGGCTCAAGCGTTCAATCACATGGCGAGCAATCTGCAACGCTCATTCGGGCAGATCGAACAGCGGATGATAGAGGTTCGACAGTTGGAAGAGAAGTATCGGGATTTGATCGAACATGCGCCGGAAATGATCTGTCAATTTGATCGAGATGGTCGGCTGGTCCATGTCAATAAAACCGGCCTCGATAAACTCGGATATACCCATGACGAAGTGTTGGGGATGAAGCTTTTGCACCTCGTGCCGACCGGACAGGAATCACAGGTGTCCCACTTTCTGGAGCAGCTGGCTTGTGTGGGGCAGGCCGCAATCGAAACGATGCTGTTGGCGAAAGATCACCGACCGATCGACGTGGAAATTCATGCGACGGCACTCTTCGATCAAGCACGAGGGGGACTGGTCCACTCTCGTGCGTTCGTCCGAGATGTGACGGAACGGCGCCGGTTAGAGCTGGAACTTCAGCGGTACACGGTTGGGCTTGAGCAGGCGGTGTCGGAGCGTACACAGCAGCTGACAGCATCGCAAGCCCGCTATAAGTCCCTTTTCGATTTCGTCGCTGATTCGGTGTTTATGGTGAGTGCGACGGGGGCCGTCGTGGCCGTGAATGAACGAGAACAACACGTCTTGGGCTATGCCGAGTCGGAGATCATCGGGAAGAACGTGCTCGAGATCGTCCCGGATGCGCACCACCGAGCCTTCACAGGCTGGTTGTGTGATGTCAGTACGGAGCAACGGCAGGTCACCACTCAGGAAATGACGGTGTACCATGCCGATCGCCATGAGATCCCGGTGGAAATGGACTTGATTCGGGTCGATGGGACTGAACAATTGCTGGTGATGGTGCAGCTTCGCGATATTACTGATCGGAAAAAGCTCGAGCGTCAACTGCAATCATACCGAGAAGATCTTGAACTGAACGTGAGAGAACGCACAAGAGAGATCGAAGAGACCAAGCAGTACTTGGAAAATTTGCTCGAGAATGCCAACGATGTCATTTATACGCTCGATCTGGATCAGCAGTTTACCTATGTCAACAGTAAGGTTAATGCGTGGGGCTATCGCAAGGATGATCTGATCGGACGGCCGTATCTCTCACTGCTCTCCCGGCGTCATCGGGGGCGACGTCTCAAGAGTACACTGGATATCGGGGCCAAGCAGGTGTACGAGGTCGAAGTCGTCACTCGGCTCGGTGACGTGCGTGCCGTCATGGTGAGTGTCTCTCCCCTTCAAGGGGCCGACGGGGAGATCCTTGGAGTGCTTGGGATCGCGCGTGACATGACGGAGACCAAGAAGCTGGAGCGACAGATTCGTCATGCGGAAAAACTGGCATCAATCGGCCAACTGGCGGCTGGGGTGGCCCATGAAATCAACAATCCTCTCGGAGGAATCCTCAATTGTCTCTACAACCTTCGAAAGGGGACCCTTTCCCCGGCACGTCAAGAGGAGTATTGGACCTCCATGGAACATGGCGTCCGTCGTGTTCAAAAGATTGTTCGGCAGTTGCTCGATTTTTCGCAGCAGCATGAACCAGCTTTCAGCCCGGCTGATATCAATCGAATCGTCGGCCAAGTGTTAGGGCTGACCACGCATCTCTTTGCCTCCAATCGCATTCATTTGGAAACATTTCCAACCCATGACTTGCCCAGCGTGATGGTTGATCGGCATATGATCGAGCAAGTCTTGATGAATTTGATCTTGAACGCCGTGCAGGCCATGAGAAATGGCGGAGTGCTGACGATCAGGACTTCCGTGGCTGAGGGTATTTGCCGAGTCGAGGTGAGCGATACGGGGTCTGGCATTCCTGCCTCGGTGCTCCCACGGATCTTTGATCCCTTCTTCACGACCAAAGGGGAAGGAGAGGGGACGGGGCTTGGTCTCTCGGTCAACCTTGGTATCGTGGAGCGGCATGGCGGGAAAATTTTAGTCGAGAGCGAAGTTGGAACAGGAACGACGTTCACGCTGTGCCTGCCCGTGTCACGAGAACGTTCCTTTGCGGAGAGGGAAACATGA
- the yajC gene encoding preprotein translocase subunit YajC — MLMESIAWAEGTSGAGASASGGASGMLSLLPFLLIFVIFYFLLIRPQQKKQKQQQSLLDALKKGDKVITTSGIWGTITNIGKETVTLQIADNTKVKMQRENVSRVRGDEEDKDKDKDKDKDKDA; from the coding sequence ATGTTGATGGAATCGATTGCATGGGCTGAGGGGACGAGCGGAGCCGGGGCATCTGCGAGTGGAGGGGCGAGCGGGATGTTATCGTTGCTCCCGTTCCTCTTGATCTTTGTCATTTTTTATTTTCTTCTGATCCGGCCTCAACAGAAGAAGCAAAAGCAGCAGCAGTCCTTGTTGGACGCCTTGAAGAAGGGCGACAAAGTGATCACGACGTCAGGAATCTGGGGCACCATCACCAACATCGGGAAAGAGACGGTGACCTTGCAGATTGCCGATAATACTAAGGTCAAAATGCAGCGCGAGAATGTTTCGCGCGTGCGTGGCGATGAGGAAGATAAAGACAAGGACAAAGATAAGGACAAGGACAAAGACGCGTAG
- the tgt gene encoding tRNA guanosine(34) transglycosylase Tgt, with the protein MMQYHVQHSDRHSKGRVGLLTTSHAEVETPAFMPVGSLGPVKGLEPDDVKDLGFRLILNNAYHLYLRPGHKIVADMGGLHAFTGWPGAILTDSGGFQIFSLAKLCEITDEGVTFQSHIDGSTHVLTPEKAIEIEEALGADIIMVLDQCVALPAGRAIIQDGVRRTQLWAERCQASRRRTDQALFGIVQGGLEPDLRVASARDLVKLGFDGYAIGGLSVGEGKPDMYAMLDVTVPELPASKPRYLMGVGHPDDLLEGVARGIDLFDCVVPSRHGRTGSLFTRTGRVVIKQARYAEDERPIDPECTCPVCRRYSRAYLHHLFMVKEMLGARLNTIHNLWYFSELMRHIREALREGTFPEFRDAFYQNHTRQAAIAGLAEREEPCGKLDGNGHI; encoded by the coding sequence ATGATGCAGTACCACGTTCAACATTCCGATCGGCACTCCAAAGGGCGCGTCGGCCTGCTCACGACCAGCCATGCAGAGGTCGAAACACCGGCCTTCATGCCAGTTGGCTCGTTGGGTCCCGTCAAGGGGCTCGAACCGGATGACGTGAAGGATCTTGGGTTTCGGCTCATCCTCAATAATGCCTATCACTTGTACTTGCGCCCTGGTCATAAGATTGTGGCCGACATGGGGGGGCTTCATGCCTTCACCGGCTGGCCGGGAGCGATCCTCACCGACAGCGGGGGGTTTCAGATTTTCAGTTTAGCGAAGTTGTGCGAGATTACCGACGAGGGGGTCACGTTTCAATCGCACATCGATGGCTCGACGCATGTCCTGACGCCAGAAAAGGCGATAGAAATCGAAGAGGCGTTGGGTGCCGATATCATCATGGTGCTTGATCAATGTGTGGCGTTGCCTGCCGGTCGAGCGATCATCCAGGACGGTGTGCGCCGAACTCAGCTCTGGGCGGAGCGCTGTCAGGCAAGCCGGCGACGAACGGACCAGGCTTTGTTTGGCATCGTCCAGGGTGGATTGGAACCGGACTTGCGGGTAGCCTCGGCGAGGGACCTCGTGAAATTGGGGTTCGACGGCTACGCGATCGGCGGGCTGTCGGTCGGAGAAGGGAAGCCCGACATGTATGCGATGCTCGATGTGACGGTTCCGGAGTTGCCGGCAAGCAAGCCTCGATATCTTATGGGGGTCGGACATCCGGACGATCTGCTTGAAGGGGTGGCCCGGGGTATCGATCTCTTCGATTGCGTCGTCCCCTCGCGTCATGGCCGAACAGGCTCTCTGTTTACACGCACCGGTCGGGTTGTCATCAAGCAAGCACGGTATGCGGAGGATGAACGACCGATCGATCCTGAGTGCACCTGTCCGGTATGCCGTCGATACTCACGGGCTTATTTGCACCACTTGTTTATGGTCAAGGAAATGCTGGGAGCCCGGCTCAACACGATTCATAACTTATGGTATTTTTCCGAATTGATGCGCCACATACGGGAAGCCTTGCGAGAGGGAACGTTTCCTGAATTTCGGGACGCGTTTTATCAGAACCACACCCGACAGGCGGCCATAGCTGGTCTAGCGGAGCGTGAAGAACCGTGTGGAAAATTGGATGGGAACGGTCACATATAG